The genomic region CCGCCCTGACATAGCAACACTTCGGCTCTGCATGGCTGCGGCTCTTCTGTGTAAACCAGCAACATTTGGTACGCAGAGCCGCCGGAACCATGCCCTGCCGATGCCATTACCCACACCAATCGACAATGGGCTGCCACTGCTCACGATCACGTATGGATTGTGAATACGCCAGGTCAAAAATCCCCATGCCGAGCCCAGCCAGCTTGACATAAAGCTGGGTTTCGCGAAGGCAACCCAGAACAGGCAGGTCGAATTCCGCCAGAAAATCAGCCAACTGCTGCGCTGATCGGGTGCGCTGATCCACCCGCATGCCCACCACACCAATCTGGATCTGTTGTTTACGGATTGCCTTCTCTTGCGCCAGCACCTCAAAGAAGGCACGGCTGGCCCACATATCGAAGGCAGAGGGCTGCACAGGCACCAGGATGCGATCGATGCGTTTGAGCACCGTTTCCAGCTTTTTACCATGCAAGCCGGCAGGAGTGTCCAGCACAGCATAGCGCACGCCCTTGGGGGGCTTGGCGGGCTGCCCTTCCTCTATGCACCACCCCTGGATGGCAGGTAGATTGCCAGGCCGTGTACCGAGCCAGAACCGGGAGGATTGCTGCTGATCAACATCTCCCAACATGACGGACTGGGACTGCCAGGCAAAATAGGTTGCCAGATTGGTAGCCAACGTCGATTTCCCAGCCCCGCCTTTCGGATTTGCAATCAAAATCGACGTCAATGCCATATTTCAGAGCTTTCTTCTTTCAAAGACCGCTTGAGCCAAGGTGCCAGGATCGACGTACTCCAGCTCACCACCAACCGGCAAGCCCCGTGCAATGCGGCTAACCGAAAGCCCACGCGATTTCAGCATTTCAGCGATATAGTGGGCGGTCGCTTCACCTTCAACGGTAAAATTGGTCGAGAGAATGACCTCTTTGACCTGACCATCCATGGCGCGCATCAACAACTTTTCGAGATTGACGTCGCGTGGCCCGATGCCATCCAGCGGACTCAACCGCCCCAACAGCACAAAGTACAAGCCGTGGTAACAGCTGGCCTGCTCCATCATGAGCAGGTCAGCGGGCATTTCAACCACACACAGCTGGGTCGCATCACGATCCGCATCAGCGCACAACCCGCACAGCTCAGTCTCTGTAAAAGTATTGCACCGTGCACAATGTTGTAATCGGCTCAGTGCGCTGGCCAGCGCCTGCGACAAGCGCTGTGCGCCAGCCTGATCGCGCTGCATCAGGTGGTAGGCCATCCGTTGCGCTGACTTGGGGCCGACACCTGGCAACACTTTGAGCGCATCAACCAATTGATCAAGACTGGAGGGGGTTTTCATAGGGTACTCAATGATCACTTCAGGGTCTGACTGGCGGGCGCCGCTCCCCTTCCTGGCGGTAACCTGGCAATGCACCTTCACTTCGCCAGGCTGGCGGGGCCACACAATCCGACCAATACTCATCGGCATGTTGGATCTTGCCTGCACGCAAGGTAAAAAAACTGTTGGCAAAAAACACGCCCTGCCCAGGGTGATCCACCCTTACCAGCGAATGCACCCGGCCATCTGGCAGTGGATTGATTTCATGCAGGGTAATCGACCACCCCTCCGGGTAGATGCGGTTGACATGCACAATCGCATCGCCTCCTGAAAAGTGCTCACCAGATGCCCACCAGCTCAAGGTCGCGTCCTCATGCAAACAGGCCCGCATGGTCTCCCAATTGCGGGCTTGTATTGCTTGCCAGAACATCACGATCCGATCAATCATGAGGCGTCAAAAAGGCAGTTTGAACCCAGGGGGCAAGCCCATTCCAGCGGTGAAACCCGCCATCTTCTCCTGCATGGTCTGTTCGGCTCGACGGTTGGCATCATTGACAGCGGCTGCCAGCAGGTCTTCCAGCATTTCCTTGTCTTCTGTCATCAGGCTTGGGTCGATGGTCACACGTCTGACATCGTGATGGCAGGTCATCACCACCTTCACCATCCCAGCACCGGACTGCCCCTCGACCTCTACCTGGCCCAATTGCTCCTGGGCCTTTTTCATGTTCTCCTGCATCATCTGGGCCTGCTTCATCAGATTGCCCAAGCCACCTTTCATCATTTGCACCACTCCTTTATCGATACGGGCAGGCTCGTTACGCGCACGCCACCACAGCCTGTTTTACAGGCATCACGGTGCGGCTTCGCGGCCAAAGCCGAGAGCCCATCCAAAAAGTCACATCGCCAGCCACAGGCCAGCGACAAACAAAAAATCCATCACCCCGCCAATGCACGGATCGAGCCATCCACGATAATGGCGTCAAATTCGTGCTGCACCGCTTTTACAAAAGGATCTTCCTCGATCGCTGATCGGATGGCTGCCTGGCGAATTGCCCACGGGGTATCGCCCAGATTATCGACGATGGCGACAGAGACGGATACCTGACAAGCAAAA from Chitinivorax tropicus harbors:
- a CDS encoding ParA family protein, translated to MTSILIANPKGGAGKSTLATNLATYFAWQSQSVMLGDVDQQQSSRFWLGTRPGNLPAIQGWCIEEGQPAKPPKGVRYAVLDTPAGLHGKKLETVLKRIDRILVPVQPSAFDMWASRAFFEVLAQEKAIRKQQIQIGVVGMRVDQRTRSAQQLADFLAEFDLPVLGCLRETQLYVKLAGLGMGIFDLAYSQSIRDREQWQPIVDWCG
- a CDS encoding YbaB/EbfC family nucleoid-associated protein, giving the protein MMKGGLGNLMKQAQMMQENMKKAQEQLGQVEVEGQSGAGMVKVVMTCHHDVRRVTIDPSLMTEDKEMLEDLLAAAVNDANRRAEQTMQEKMAGFTAGMGLPPGFKLPF
- the recR gene encoding recombination mediator RecR; the encoded protein is MKTPSSLDQLVDALKVLPGVGPKSAQRMAYHLMQRDQAGAQRLSQALASALSRLQHCARCNTFTETELCGLCADADRDATQLCVVEMPADLLMMEQASCYHGLYFVLLGRLSPLDGIGPRDVNLEKLLMRAMDGQVKEVILSTNFTVEGEATAHYIAEMLKSRGLSVSRIARGLPVGGELEYVDPGTLAQAVFERRKL
- a CDS encoding nuclear transport factor 2 family protein, encoding MIDRIVMFWQAIQARNWETMRACLHEDATLSWWASGEHFSGGDAIVHVNRIYPEGWSITLHEINPLPDGRVHSLVRVDHPGQGVFFANSFFTLRAGKIQHADEYWSDCVAPPAWRSEGALPGYRQEGERRPPVRP